GCCATTGGCTCCAAGGTTTCACCTGCTGATGCAGCCTACGGTGAAGCtggtaatttttctttctttctttaatctATGCTTTCTGTCTACCcataaagcatatatatatatatatatatatatatatatcaaaaagcaaTTTATTGCCAATGGTATTTATTTTCTTCCCCCCTTGCTTTTCTCCCCCACCCCAAATGATAGAAGCTGCTAGGAGGAGTGTTTGAAATAAGATATTAAATTTGAGACCATGATTACTAAATTTTGATTTaccggtgattttaaaaacaatatcaCATTTTGGAGGACTCAAGAAGAACTCTAATCATTCTTGTAatattgttaaagtaatgattaagtaattaaatttaatagtttaatCCGAACCAAAAAGGTCCTGAATCGAACCTTGATTTTTTCAATTCatcctatttaaattaaatatttcacgtattaagccttaattattaaaaagaaattttgagcccacatgtgaggAGGATGTTAAAgcaatgattaagtgattaaatttatttcttcttataaccttaagcttttaggataaccGATAGTTTAACAAGTATTACTCCTCAAACTTTTCTACACTAAATTTGGcttaacacgtaaaatatttaattgaaatgagaaataAATTGTGAGAATCAAGATTcgatcccaaaagtttaagcggatagaaaagagaataaattcaATCATTGAATTactaatttcattttttgaagaatGAAAGAGATCAAACTGTCTGCAACAACTAACATATATTCATGGTTAATTGCAGCCAATGTATTCGGAAAGCCAAAATCAAACACAGACTTCTTGCCATATGATGGAGATGGATTCAAGCTGTCGATCCCGGCAAAGTGGAACCCCAGCAAAGAAAGAGAATTCCCAGGGCAGGTTCTCAGGTATGAAGACAACTTCGACTCCAACAGCAACGTCTCAGTCATAATCATCCCCACTGACAAGAAATCAATCACCGATTATGGTTCTCCTGAGGAGTTCCTCTCCCAGGTACaacttttctttcctttaaacTTCAGCATTTTTGCAGAGATGTTGGCAAGAAATGTTACCTAACAAATAAGCTCTTCTCTGGAGCCTTGTAGGTGGACTTTTTGCTCGGGAAACAAACCTACGCTGGCAAAACTGCTTCTGAGGTACTGCCATAACTAAGCATTTTACGGTTGCTTGTTTAACACAGCTATTTAATAGACTTTTATATGCTTTCATACAACTGGAATAACGTAACACTAAAAATCAgtacttcatttttattttttttataagtactaaTTCTGGAGCTGATTTTTGGCAGTTGTATGGTAGTCGCAcaatagtctactaaatagctaacaattcttatatattttttagtaatGTTATGTAGTAGACTGCTATACCAATATCATACAACTGAGATGACATGACAATGAAAATCTGTATTTGGATCAATAAGGGtttgtaaaaggaaaaaaatcaatggttgattttcactAGCACGTCATCTTACTCGTATGACAGTGGTATAACAGACTACTAAGAGCCTCTTTAgaattgtatttgaaaaatagagcttttaagtcaaaagacgtttttttttggcaaaaacttcaaaatgaagcttttgtcaaaatttttgacaattttttagatttttaaacccttaaaagcggttttaaatttttttaccaaatagatacttttttcttcaaacggactttttgagtgttaaacgtacttttaaacCCTTTAAACACACACCAAAACATGCcataaatagcatttctcatatttagATATCTTCCCCAagtaactttttcttttttttttttccttacaaaaACCATTATCCTAACGAAATGTGAAATGGGATTGGTCAGGGTGGGTTTGACCCTGACGCAGTGGCAACTGCAAACATATTGGAGAGTGGAAAGCCTGTGGTGGGTGGGAAACAGTATTACTTCGTGTCTGTGCTGACAAGGACTGCTGATGGAGATGAAGGTGGCAAGCACCAACTAATTACAGCCTCTGTTAAAGATGGCAAGCTTTATATTTGCAAAGCCCAAGCAGGAGACAAGAGGTGGTTTAAGGGAGCAAGAAAGTTTGTGGAGAGCGCTGCTAGTTCTTTCAGTGTTGCCTAAGCCAACTTTAAATGAGGGTTTGTATATGTATATCACCTTAAGATTATGGTgtttgttttaagttttctagcccttttttttttccaaagattCAGAGCAGGTTATTTGAGGGAGTTGGTTGGAGAAAGCTTGTGgatatatatttcaatatttgaCTGCAGATCAAGAACCatcttttaatgaatttcaaaccatctccctctctctctcgctgacttttcttctgtttttttttttcaaacataaaccCCTTCGATTGTGTTGAGCGTAGACTCGTAAATGTAGAAAGGTTCATGGCAAGGGCACAAATGAGAGTCTTTGGAGTAGAAACAAAAGTGCATGGCGTGAAAAAACTTACATAGCACATAAGTGATAAAAAGCTTCTGTTCGAGGAGGAATGTAGCAATGTGGATAGACACACGTGAGGGGAAGACTATTGAAATGTAGCAATGTGAATGGACACACGTGAGGGGAAGACTATTGAGTATACACTTGTGAGTGTAAAAAAGGCTTGAATTCCACATTAAAAAGATGTGATAAGTGTGAGTGATTAATTCCCTTTTATTAACTATTGTAGCATTTCTTCATCTTCATGGTCTTGAGCTGAAGATGGTAATTAACTGCAACTTTGGTACCAAACACTCTTTTGCCACCTGCAACTATAATTATGGGGAAGAGTTTCATACTTCTCTAGCTATTATCTGATAGATTAATTAGACTTAGCACTAACTTAAGGCTCGTTTGAgagtatagtttttttttatactaaatataacttcttcttcttttttgattgTGAATATCgaggtgaaaaaaaattgagattatgTTTAGATGGTGATTgagaaaattaatgaaaaagtagaaaaaaaatataattaaaaaacaaaaaaaatatatattaaaaacaaaattaggggTAATTCTAAGGGTGACTGAGCCACCACCGATCCACCCCCAAAATTGATAGCCACCCCTAACaataattttgatcaaatgttaattttagaaattagtttatttttaaagtgacacaagagaaatttatagaattactcataagATTAGAATTACTCATAACATATCATATATTCGATGAATGCAACCCAAGCCAAGCCAACCTTTGCTTGTCTCTTTGCTTCGATTtattaattacaacaaaatatatatatatatatatatatatatatatatatatatatatctttcttttctttcttcggTGTGTGTGGGTCcaacttttttcaatttcattgcCTCCTCCTACACCTTTTACCAATTTATTATTCATCAATCAATCTCACTAAATTGTCTCCTGAAAATAGAATAATACCAAACAGCTCGGACCCACTAGGGTTGTagcaaatataataaataaatattaatgcCTAACGGTAGGTACCCCCTTTCATCTTCATCGCAGTTATCTCAATTCTCATCACTTAATTACCTCTTTCTCTCCCTTTCCATCGGTTATGTGCTTTAAGTACTTGTAAGAGATACAgagtgtgtgtgagagagagatctCCTCATATATAATCACTTCCTCAACCTCCTATATTCTCTTCATGAAATCAATAAGAACGACGACATGTTCTGTGGAATCTGCAGTAACAAAGTCAATAAAGATTATGCAACTTACTGTTGTCAACAATGTAGATATATTTTTCACGCAAAATGCCTAACATATTTGATGGGTATTTACAAGAATTTGCTTACAACTAGTGAGTCGGTGTCTGCAACTCATTTGAGTAAGGCCTTCAATCAAATAGAGGCACGCTAGGGAGATCAAACATTTTAGCCATCAACATGAGTTAATCCTTTATGATGATGAGGTCAAGGAAGGTAAGCTTTGTGAGGGGTGTATGGAATTAATAATTTCAGCCCCTTTCTACAGTTGTGTGCAATGCAACTTCTTTATCCACACTCAATGTACTAAACTTCCCACAAGGATTGAGCAACACCCACTTAGTGACTTTTACATGCTCACACTCCTCCGACGGGCACTTACCAAGAGTGGTGTGTTCTTTTGTGATATTTGTTCTCGTCATCATTGTGGCTTCACCTACAATTGTCCTAAATTTAGCTTGCTTTGCATTCTTTGACATTCAATGCGGTACAATTCCGAAAACGCTCAAACATGAAGGTCATAAGCATCTCTTTTACCTTTCTCTAGATTCAAAGATGAGAAAATGCAAAGCTTGTCCAGAGGACAACGAGAAGTATGTATTCCTATGCATCAGTTGCGATTTCATATTAGGAATTAGATGTGCAAATCTTCTACTAGTAGTGAAGCATAAATATGATATACATCTTGTCAAGCTCACCTATGCTGTTAAAGACGATTTTAGAGAACAATATTGTTTAATTTGCGAAGAAGAAAGAGACCAAAAGCATTTGATCTATTATTGTGTAGAATGCAACTTTCCCGCTCATCCCGAATGTGTTCTTGGGAATTATCCATGCATCACAATTGGAAGCACTTACAAAAGTGAATATCATGAGCAATCTCTCACTTTTGTCCATAAGACTAAAGACTCGCCCAAATGTGATGGTTGTAACGGTGATTTTGATGATGTGGCCCTAGAATGTACTCAATGCAAATTTAATGTCCATCAAAAAATGACGGACATTATGACGGTCTCCCTCTTTGTACTACTTGTCcatccaaaaatgaaaaaactaaAGTCTGcagaataattttatttatgtaatgAAAGCAttaccccatttttttttcttttgaaatgcATGATTGGTTATTAATTTACAACCAAAGCATATTGTTTTTTCTGCTCGACTGAGGACTCAAAAGCTGAGTATGA
This window of the Corylus avellana chromosome ca5, CavTom2PMs-1.0 genome carries:
- the LOC132180897 gene encoding oxygen-evolving enhancer protein 2, chloroplastic, with product MASTACFLHHHALTTATRSSSQRQVANIKTAQLVCRAQKQEVHEDGANAVSRRLALTVLIGAAAIGSKVSPADAAYGEAANVFGKPKSNTDFLPYDGDGFKLSIPAKWNPSKEREFPGQVLRYEDNFDSNSNVSVIIIPTDKKSITDYGSPEEFLSQVDFLLGKQTYAGKTASEGGFDPDAVATANILESGKPVVGGKQYYFVSVLTRTADGDEGGKHQLITASVKDGKLYICKAQAGDKRWFKGARKFVESAASSFSVA